A region of Ornithodoros turicata isolate Travis chromosome 5, ASM3712646v1, whole genome shotgun sequence DNA encodes the following proteins:
- the LOC135395510 gene encoding putative nuclease HARBI1, with the protein MDRMDRVVTLRRRHRLFLALSLSRQRVYRDRENPLECLDDGELQRRFRFTRDGIFFITSLVALDIEPATRRSQSLPSSLQVLLTLQFLATGNFLITAGDVVNVHEATACRVVHRVVAALCKRVGKFVRWPRGEEIARAQHQFYQLASFPGVVGAVDGTHVRIQAPSAHETAFVNRKNYHSINVQLIAGADCKILDVVANWPGATHDSRILRESTIGRELEAGVHTGLLLGDSGYPCKRWLMTPFLQPRNRAQEKYNASHSTTRALVERTIGQLKRRFHCLHSELRVLTKHTCPIIVACCVLHNIAKDFGSEVQEADSDNDHDPDYDPQLVSSYEGRQDGFMYRDAIVRQHFT; encoded by the exons ATGGACCGCATGGATCGTGTTGTGACGCTGCGACGCCGTCATCGGCTGTTTCTCGCGCTCTCGTTGTCACGGCAGCGAGTCTACCGAGACCGTGAAAATCCTTTGGAGTGTCTAGACGACGGTGAGCTGCAACGGCGGTTCCGCTTTACGAGGGATGGAATATTTTTCATTACGTCCCTCGTTGCTCTCGACATCGAGCCTGCGACCCGTCGGAGCCAGTCCCTCCCGTCGTCGTTACAAGTGCTACTGACATTGCAGTTCCTCGCTACTGGGAACTTTCTCATCACAGCGGGTGACGTGGTCAACGTGCACGAAGCAACAGCCTGTCGTGTAGTGCACCGCGTCGTTGCAGCGCTGTGCAAGAGGGTCGGAAAGTTCGTCCG GTGGCCAAGAGGTGAGGAGATAGCAAGGGCCCAACACCAGTTTTATCAGCTGGCCAGTTTTCCTGGGGTTGTGGGAGCAGTGGATGGCACCCATGTTCGCATCCAGGCACCGTCAGCACACGAGACAGCTTTCGTCAACCGCAAGAACTACCACTCCATAAATGTTCAGCTCATTGCGGGTGCTGACTGTAAGATCTTGGACGTGGTTGCGAACTGGCCCGGTGCCACCCATGACTCTAGGATACTGCGTGAAAGCACCATTGGGAGGGAGCTGGAAGCTGGAGTCCACACTGGGCTTCTTCTTGGTGACAGCGGGTACCCCTGCAAACGCTGGCTGATGACACCGTTTCTCCAGCCCCGAAACAGAGCACAAGAGAAGTACAATGCTTCACACTCGACAACACGGGCTTTGGTAGAGCG GACAATTGGTCAGCTGAAAAGGAGGTTTCACTGCCTTCACAGTGAGCTGCGAGTGCTAACAAAGCATACCTGTCCTATCATCGTGGCATGCTGTGTCCTTCACAACATAGCCAAAGATTTCGGCAGTGAAGTGCAGGAGGCAGACAGCGACAATGATCACGACCCCGATTACGACCCCCAGCTGGTGTCCAGTTATGAAGGACGTCAGGATGGCTTCATGTACAGAGATGCCATCGTACGTCAGCATTTCACATGA